From one Flavobacterium sp. N502536 genomic stretch:
- the folE gene encoding GTP cyclohydrolase I FolE: MINNEDFLDEIGDNHFSSNAKNPLRQDAFDLSDDEKIEKIKKDVENILQTLGMDLTDDSIKGTPNRVAKMFVKEIFGGLNPSRQPKASTFDNNYKYGEMLVEKNITVYSTCEHHLLPIIGRAHVAYISNGRVIGLSKMNRIVEYYAKRPQVQERLTMQIVQELQKALGTEDVACVIDAKHLCVNSRGIKDIESSTVTSEFGGRFKDPQTKRELLDYIKLDTQF; this comes from the coding sequence ATGATAAATAACGAAGATTTTTTAGACGAAATAGGAGACAATCATTTTAGCAGTAATGCAAAAAATCCTTTAAGACAGGACGCTTTTGACTTAAGTGATGACGAAAAAATAGAAAAGATAAAAAAAGATGTTGAAAACATTCTCCAAACTCTGGGAATGGACTTGACGGATGACAGCATAAAAGGTACTCCAAACCGAGTAGCAAAAATGTTTGTAAAAGAGATTTTTGGAGGTCTTAACCCTTCAAGACAGCCAAAAGCTTCTACTTTTGACAATAATTACAAATACGGTGAAATGCTTGTAGAGAAAAACATTACGGTTTATTCTACCTGTGAGCACCATTTATTGCCAATTATCGGAAGAGCGCATGTGGCTTATATTTCTAACGGAAGAGTTATTGGTTTGTCCAAAATGAACCGTATCGTAGAATATTACGCTAAAAGACCTCAGGTACAGGAGCGTTTAACCATGCAAATTGTTCAGGAATTACAAAAAGCACTTGGAACCGAAGACGTAGCCTGCGTTATCGATGCCAAACACCTTTGCGTAAACTCAAGAGGAATTAAAGATATCGAAAGCAGTACCGTAACTTCTGAATTTGGTGGTAGATTTAAAGATCCGCAAACTAAAAGAGAACTTTTAGACTATATTAAATTAGATACGCAATTTTAG
- a CDS encoding type IX secretion system membrane protein PorP/SprF — protein sequence MKKVLLFISFLFYIASASAQQDPEYTHYMYNMSVVNPAYATGVPAMMNFGGLYRTQWVGAVGAPKTFTFFGHTALSDKIEVGLSLVSDDIGDGAKKENNFYADFAYVLNLGGKNKLSLGLKAGFTSLQTNFNGFVLESGDTATDLAFAQNVNVTKPNIGVGAYYFRDNFYVGLSAPNLLSSKHIEEKSGINAYGSEAIHTFLTAGYVFQINDKVKLKPAFMSRFVPGAPVAVDLTANVLYNNKFELGAAYRINDAVSALMNINVTPTLRVGYAYDHTLSNMGWFNSGTHEIMLLFDLDLLGKGYDKSPRFF from the coding sequence ATGAAGAAAGTACTACTTTTTATAAGTTTCCTCTTTTACATTGCTTCAGCCTCAGCACAGCAGGATCCGGAATATACCCATTATATGTACAATATGAGTGTGGTAAATCCTGCATACGCCACAGGAGTTCCTGCAATGATGAATTTTGGAGGATTGTACAGAACCCAATGGGTGGGAGCTGTTGGAGCACCCAAGACTTTTACCTTTTTTGGACATACGGCATTAAGCGATAAAATTGAAGTGGGGCTGTCGTTGGTTTCAGATGATATTGGTGATGGTGCTAAAAAAGAAAATAATTTTTATGCTGATTTTGCCTATGTCTTAAACCTGGGTGGAAAAAATAAACTTTCACTGGGATTAAAAGCCGGATTTACATCTCTCCAGACTAATTTTAACGGTTTTGTTTTAGAAAGTGGTGATACTGCTACAGATTTAGCTTTCGCTCAAAATGTAAATGTCACCAAACCCAATATTGGAGTGGGAGCTTATTATTTCAGGGATAATTTTTATGTTGGATTGTCGGCTCCGAATTTGTTGAGCAGCAAACATATCGAAGAAAAATCGGGAATTAATGCTTACGGATCAGAAGCGATTCATACCTTTTTAACTGCCGGATATGTTTTTCAAATCAACGATAAGGTCAAACTGAAACCCGCATTTATGTCACGATTTGTTCCGGGAGCGCCTGTTGCTGTAGACCTGACCGCGAATGTTTTGTACAACAATAAATTTGAATTGGGAGCTGCTTATCGAATTAACGATGCGGTGAGTGCTTTAATGAACATAAATGTAACACCAACTTTAAGAGTAGGTTATGCCTACGATCATACCTTATCTAATATGGGCTGGTTTAACTCTGGCACACACGAAATTATGCTGCTTTTTGATTTAGATCTGTTAGGAAAAGGATATGATAAATCGCCAAGATTCTTTTAA
- a CDS encoding gliding motility-associated C-terminal domain-containing protein, whose amino-acid sequence MVKKYTNFLQFVSFLIAFLIWTPKIQAQCAGTDAQKIICDIENPVNQSISLFALLGGTPTPGGTWTDTNNLRGLNPATGMLNAQLISSGGTYQYTYTVTAAGCTVNKATVTLIIGAYSGIGTEATICNDRGEYNLFTVFNSAVMGPHSNGTWRDSAGQIVRSTFTVPKVQVKTTYNFTYTVPPVLECETAPLTSAVEVTVVRKPEAGTPSNKDLCGTTDLGPYTNFDLHDLLSGEDMGGRWSGPGITLPGDHSVNLQQLFDASGPGEYMYTYTVFAVPNQNICQNDVETVIITLEKRLDFTGAKIEVDSDICEDKIATASYTAKITQGPQMIPNGEYEVQYNITGPTVASATVKANFTNGVLVFPLNSNYFRQIGTFRVAVTSIIATAGKKLCTNIIGNLSDDLIISPLPRLDGAVLTTTPVCQNQPATVQISNASLLTNGNYRITYNLTGDNVVTGRTVNIAVSGGNANFVIPGSLNVKSGSSAITITSITDITNPTPQCSNVANVKGNQGINPLPDGSTVVVQVENFCFGEPVLVNVSGLGNLTDVTLSYTLSGDNASVVQTVVLAVANGKATFVIPQELLLNTGASVIIARNLKNNITSCDVNLNNVLDTFIINTIPDAPLSVSPQEFCKVERAVIANLAPRGAQYKWYSSATSTTPLASTYVLKSEQLYVRETSTANCTSAPTLVSVVVNDTPAPTLNSGGENFCGLKNPTIADLSKATNVSSTVAWYDAENNGNLLASTTVLKDKVTYYGFDLSTVTDCISDNYLGVTVSLFDCNPEEYTFFIPDGFSPNGDNVNDTFRIPDIEFLYPDYTLEIFNRYGNVMFKGNKNKPNWDGKNSESAGFGDGIAPNGVYFYVVNFNKDNRRPQQGRLYLNR is encoded by the coding sequence ATGGTAAAAAAATACACTAATTTCTTGCAGTTTGTATCGTTTTTAATCGCCTTTTTGATTTGGACTCCAAAAATTCAGGCACAATGTGCGGGTACCGATGCTCAAAAAATAATTTGTGATATCGAGAATCCGGTTAATCAGTCGATTTCTTTATTTGCCCTATTGGGCGGGACACCAACTCCGGGAGGTACCTGGACAGATACTAATAATTTAAGAGGTTTGAATCCTGCTACTGGAATGTTAAATGCTCAGCTTATTTCAAGTGGGGGGACTTACCAATACACCTATACCGTAACAGCAGCAGGATGTACTGTAAATAAAGCAACCGTAACTTTAATTATTGGGGCATATTCCGGAATTGGAACTGAAGCTACAATCTGTAATGACAGAGGGGAGTATAATCTTTTTACCGTATTTAATAGTGCAGTTATGGGGCCGCATTCCAACGGAACATGGAGAGATAGCGCCGGTCAGATTGTAAGATCTACGTTTACGGTACCAAAGGTACAAGTGAAGACAACTTATAATTTTACTTATACCGTACCGCCTGTACTGGAATGTGAAACGGCACCACTTACTTCTGCAGTGGAGGTAACGGTTGTAAGGAAGCCCGAAGCCGGAACTCCATCAAATAAAGATTTATGCGGCACGACTGACCTCGGACCTTATACTAATTTTGATCTGCACGATCTGCTTTCCGGGGAAGATATGGGGGGTAGATGGAGTGGACCAGGTATAACTTTGCCGGGAGACCACTCGGTTAATCTTCAGCAATTGTTTGATGCATCCGGACCTGGAGAGTACATGTATACCTACACTGTTTTTGCAGTTCCGAATCAGAATATCTGTCAAAATGATGTTGAAACAGTAATCATTACACTGGAAAAGAGATTAGATTTTACCGGCGCGAAGATAGAAGTAGATTCAGATATTTGTGAAGATAAAATTGCAACGGCATCGTATACCGCAAAAATTACACAAGGGCCGCAAATGATTCCGAATGGAGAATATGAAGTTCAATATAATATTACAGGACCTACCGTTGCGTCAGCGACTGTAAAGGCTAATTTTACCAATGGGGTATTGGTATTTCCGCTTAATTCTAATTATTTTAGGCAAATAGGCACATTTAGAGTTGCGGTAACCAGTATTATAGCAACAGCAGGTAAAAAATTATGTACCAATATAATCGGTAATTTGTCGGATGATTTAATCATTAGTCCATTGCCGCGATTAGATGGTGCCGTATTGACAACCACTCCAGTCTGTCAGAATCAGCCAGCGACAGTTCAGATTTCAAATGCTTCATTATTGACTAATGGAAATTACAGGATTACTTACAATCTGACGGGAGATAATGTTGTTACCGGAAGAACAGTAAATATTGCAGTTTCCGGTGGCAATGCCAACTTTGTAATTCCGGGAAGTTTAAATGTAAAAAGCGGGTCGTCAGCAATTACGATAACAAGTATCACAGACATTACCAATCCGACTCCCCAATGTTCGAATGTGGCCAATGTGAAAGGAAATCAGGGTATTAATCCTCTGCCAGATGGATCAACTGTTGTTGTACAGGTTGAAAACTTTTGTTTTGGAGAGCCTGTCCTGGTTAATGTTTCGGGATTAGGGAATTTAACTGACGTTACGCTCTCTTACACGCTTTCCGGTGATAATGCTTCGGTAGTACAAACGGTTGTTTTAGCAGTTGCAAACGGAAAAGCTACTTTTGTTATTCCTCAGGAATTACTTTTGAATACCGGTGCTTCAGTAATTATAGCTCGTAATTTGAAGAACAACATTACATCATGTGATGTTAATTTAAATAATGTATTGGATACTTTTATCATAAATACAATTCCAGACGCTCCACTTTCAGTAAGCCCGCAGGAATTTTGTAAAGTGGAAAGAGCAGTAATTGCAAATTTAGCTCCGCGTGGAGCTCAGTACAAATGGTATAGTTCTGCAACGTCAACGACGCCACTTGCCAGTACTTATGTTTTAAAATCAGAGCAATTGTATGTGAGAGAGACTTCGACTGCAAATTGTACTTCTGCACCAACTTTAGTTTCGGTGGTGGTAAACGATACACCGGCTCCGACTTTAAATTCGGGAGGAGAAAATTTTTGCGGTTTAAAAAATCCTACTATTGCAGATCTGTCCAAAGCAACCAATGTTTCTTCAACAGTTGCCTGGTATGACGCTGAAAATAATGGAAACTTATTGGCTTCAACAACAGTACTTAAAGACAAAGTAACCTACTATGGTTTTGATCTTTCGACTGTCACAGATTGTATCTCGGATAATTATTTGGGGGTTACTGTTTCTTTATTCGATTGTAATCCCGAAGAATATACCTTTTTTATTCCGGACGGATTTTCGCCAAATGGAGACAATGTAAACGATACTTTCAGGATTCCGGATATAGAATTTTTATATCCTGATTACACGCTGGAAATTTTCAATAGATATGGAAATGTGATGTTTAAGGGAAATAAAAACAAACCCAATTGGGACGGGAAAAATTCGGAATCAGCCGGTTTTGGTGACGGAATCGCGCCAAACGGTGTCTATTTTTATGTTGTTAATTTTAATAAAGACAACAGACGCCCACAACAAGGCCGACTTTACCTGAACCGATAA
- the cysS gene encoding cysteine--tRNA ligase, with protein MPLYTAQHLKIYNSLSGEKENFNPIHEGNVGMYVCGPTVYSNVHLGNVRTFMSFDVIFRYFLHLDYKVRYVRNITDVGHIVDDVDEGEDKIAKKARLEQLEPMEVVQRYTVDFHDILKSFNFLPPSIEPTATGHIIEQIEIVKKIIATGIGYEANGSVYFDVVKYNETNNYGVLSGRNIEDMLANTRDLDGQSDKRNPQDFALWKKAEPQHIMRWPSPWSDGFPGWHLECTAMSTKYLGNHFDIHGGGMDLKFPHHECEIAQNEACTGQSPVNYWMHANMLTLNGKKMAKSTGNNILPGEILSGDNAFLSKAFSASVTRFFMLQAHYRSILDFSDDAIVAAEKGYKRLMEAVDALPSLTADATSSIDVASWKQLCYDAMNDDFNTPILIAQLFEAVRFINLLKEKKETLSAEDLNTFTTTINAFVFDVLGLTSDKATDGNTDKLAGTVNMLIGMRNQARADKDFALSDQIRDQLIALGIQLKDGKEGTSFSI; from the coding sequence ATGCCTTTATACACAGCTCAACATCTAAAAATATACAATTCACTTTCGGGTGAAAAAGAAAATTTCAACCCTATACATGAAGGAAACGTTGGAATGTATGTTTGCGGACCTACGGTTTATAGCAATGTACACTTAGGAAATGTTAGAACTTTCATGTCTTTTGATGTGATATTCAGGTATTTTTTACACCTTGATTACAAAGTAAGATACGTGCGTAACATTACTGATGTTGGACATATTGTAGACGACGTTGACGAAGGCGAAGACAAAATTGCCAAGAAAGCACGATTGGAACAATTAGAACCAATGGAAGTGGTGCAGCGTTATACGGTAGATTTTCACGATATTCTGAAATCGTTCAACTTTCTACCGCCTAGTATCGAACCAACTGCTACGGGACACATTATCGAGCAAATCGAAATCGTTAAGAAAATCATCGCGACCGGAATTGGTTATGAAGCCAACGGATCGGTTTATTTTGATGTAGTAAAATATAACGAAACCAACAATTACGGAGTTTTAAGCGGCCGAAATATCGAAGATATGTTAGCCAACACCCGTGATCTTGATGGACAATCGGACAAAAGAAACCCACAGGATTTTGCGCTTTGGAAAAAGGCAGAACCCCAACATATTATGAGATGGCCTTCACCATGGAGTGATGGTTTTCCGGGCTGGCATCTAGAATGTACAGCCATGAGTACCAAATATCTGGGCAACCATTTTGACATTCACGGAGGTGGAATGGATTTGAAATTCCCACACCATGAATGTGAAATCGCTCAAAACGAAGCTTGTACAGGTCAGTCTCCGGTAAACTACTGGATGCATGCCAACATGCTGACTTTGAACGGAAAGAAAATGGCAAAATCAACCGGAAATAACATTTTACCGGGAGAGATTCTAAGCGGAGACAATGCCTTTTTAAGCAAAGCTTTTTCTGCATCAGTAACCCGTTTCTTTATGTTACAGGCGCATTACAGAAGTATTTTAGATTTTTCTGATGATGCTATTGTGGCTGCCGAAAAAGGATATAAACGATTAATGGAAGCCGTAGATGCTTTACCGTCTCTTACAGCAGACGCAACAAGCTCTATCGACGTTGCATCATGGAAACAATTGTGCTACGATGCGATGAATGACGATTTTAATACGCCAATCCTGATTGCGCAATTATTTGAAGCGGTTCGTTTCATCAATTTATTAAAAGAGAAAAAAGAAACCCTGTCGGCTGAAGACTTAAACACTTTCACAACTACAATTAATGCTTTTGTTTTTGATGTTTTAGGTTTGACCAGTGACAAGGCCACAGACGGAAATACCGATAAATTAGCAGGAACTGTCAATATGCTTATCGGAATGAGAAATCAGGCCAGAGCCGATAAAGACTTTGCTCTTTCAGATCAGATTCGCGATCAGTTGATTGCCTTGGGCATTCAGTTGAAAGATGGAAAAGAAGGAACAAGTTTCTCGATATAA
- a CDS encoding DUF1573 domain-containing protein, whose translation MKNVASFIAVVLFSTISYAQNGPKIEFAAQDNTIDYGKISKSDNGVRSFEFTNTGDAPLLITGAESTVSSIVVTKPAAAIMPGKTGKIDVKYNMVAGPIRKTITVETNAVNYPDGRVALKIKGEVL comes from the coding sequence ATGAAAAATGTAGCCTCTTTTATTGCAGTCGTATTGTTTAGCACAATAAGTTATGCACAAAACGGCCCAAAAATTGAATTTGCAGCCCAAGACAATACAATTGATTATGGAAAAATTTCTAAAAGTGACAACGGAGTTAGATCTTTTGAATTTACCAACACAGGTGACGCACCACTTTTGATTACAGGTGCCGAATCGACCGTAAGTTCTATAGTTGTTACCAAACCCGCAGCAGCAATTATGCCAGGTAAAACAGGTAAAATTGATGTAAAATACAACATGGTTGCCGGTCCGATCCGTAAAACAATTACTGTTGAAACCAATGCCGTAAACTATCCTGACGGTAGAGTAGCCTTAAAAATTAAAGGTGAAGTTTTATAA
- a CDS encoding PDZ domain-containing protein: protein MKKHFMLFFGLLTAFALHAQEDFQIENHASKVTIPFKLINNLVFIPIKVNGVELNFLLDSGVEETILFSMEERQEVSFKNVQKIKLRGLGSEEEIEGLKSTNNILESHGLKSNNHLLYVILDQTFNLSSHIGIPVNGIIGYKFFRNNLVEINYQKKKVYIHQNNEELRKKLNKKFKAVPITVERAKPYLYSTALVDSVTIPAKMLIDIGNSDAFWIFQNNKIKLPKKNFPDFLGKGFSGDIEGHRAKIEKFSIDEFDFKHPIVAFPDSSSVRNVKMVPDRIGSVGGEILKRFTLVMDYAGKTMYLKKNSKFSEPFTYNKSGITVQHNGLQWVQETVHLETVKVISSIEDAGYTNKKNDDFRYKFSLKPVYEIVNIRKKSAAERCGLKVGDVIVRINHTLPYKYTLQQINLLLKSEEDVWVELEVERNSLLLKFKFKLEDEL from the coding sequence ATGAAAAAACATTTCATGTTGTTTTTTGGGCTTTTGACAGCTTTTGCACTTCACGCGCAAGAAGATTTCCAAATCGAAAACCACGCTTCAAAGGTTACTATACCTTTCAAATTAATTAATAATCTGGTTTTTATTCCGATAAAAGTAAACGGAGTAGAACTGAATTTCTTGCTGGATTCCGGTGTGGAAGAAACCATTTTGTTTAGCATGGAAGAAAGGCAGGAAGTTAGTTTTAAAAATGTTCAGAAGATTAAATTGAGAGGTTTAGGAAGTGAAGAAGAAATAGAAGGCTTAAAATCGACTAATAATATACTCGAAAGCCATGGTTTGAAATCTAACAATCATTTGTTGTATGTGATTTTGGATCAAACTTTTAATTTGTCATCGCATATCGGAATTCCGGTGAACGGTATTATTGGATATAAATTTTTCAGAAACAATCTGGTGGAGATCAATTATCAAAAAAAGAAGGTTTACATTCATCAAAATAATGAAGAGCTCCGTAAAAAACTCAATAAGAAATTTAAAGCCGTTCCAATTACCGTTGAAAGAGCGAAACCCTATCTTTATTCTACCGCTCTTGTTGACAGTGTTACTATACCGGCAAAAATGCTGATTGATATTGGTAACAGTGATGCTTTCTGGATTTTTCAGAACAATAAAATTAAGCTTCCTAAAAAGAATTTTCCTGACTTTTTAGGAAAAGGTTTTAGTGGTGATATAGAGGGACATCGAGCCAAAATCGAGAAGTTTTCTATAGATGAGTTTGATTTCAAACATCCGATTGTCGCTTTTCCCGATTCAAGTTCGGTTCGAAATGTAAAAATGGTACCCGATCGTATAGGCTCTGTTGGCGGTGAAATTTTAAAACGATTTACACTGGTAATGGACTATGCCGGTAAAACGATGTACCTTAAAAAAAACAGTAAATTTTCAGAACCCTTTACCTACAATAAAAGCGGTATAACAGTTCAGCACAATGGACTTCAATGGGTTCAGGAAACCGTTCATCTGGAAACCGTAAAAGTTATTTCTTCAATAGAAGATGCGGGTTACACCAATAAAAAAAATGATGACTTCCGATATAAATTTTCATTAAAACCGGTTTACGAAATTGTAAACATTCGCAAAAAATCAGCTGCCGAACGTTGCGGATTGAAAGTAGGAGATGTCATTGTCCGAATCAATCACACGCTTCCCTATAAATACACTTTGCAGCAGATAAACTTACTTTTAAAGTCTGAAGAAGATGTGTGGGTAGAGCTGGAAGTAGAAAGAAACAGCCTGCTTTTAAAATTCAAATTTAAACTGGAAGATGAATTGTAA
- a CDS encoding OmpA family protein produces the protein MKKLLVIVFVFSIQFISAQDFELARAKRFFDKTHYSEAITLYEKLAENKPSQEVIKNLADSYFYTNDLIKAQRYYRLLIQNYSNDLDRNYYFRYAQTLKASDSYADANAALKEYYAKSGNADAVSNFEKDLKILENVSAIGKRYELKNLAINTPNSEFGAVKYNDNLVFAGVKLKPGLLDKKFKWDNKTYLNLVTIPLKNSNSADSIVHYFAKELKTGMHEANAVFTKDGKTIYFTRNNSKNKSKKTNDRKISNLQIFKAEQVEGKWTNIVALPFNSSEYSVEHPALSADEKVLYFASDMPGTLGSFDIYSVNINKGAFDTPRNLGPTINTAKREQFPFVSNDQKLYFSSDGHLGYGSLDVFVSEIKANDYSKPVNVGLPLNSNRDDFSFNIDSDTKEGYFASNREGGKGGDDIYQIKEIKALLVEDCKQFIVGVITDIDTKLPLENAVVTLKDSDGKVLSTTTTAAAGKFSFTVACESAFTVLGAKEGYTSESRTVSSGTTREASHDASMALKSLEVLKQEELLIAETKKKEELQIAETKKKEEEIETKRRKEKEALAIIALKEADKKAKAEEITAGEIRKKEKIAQIIAQEKDVVKDNKGRLIIKTDPIYFDYNLWYIRKESKVVLGRVVELMKKYPEMVIEIGSHTDSRGNEKFNANLSQKRASSTRDFIIESGINAKRVEAKGYGESVPIIKCQPDEACSEEEHELNRRSEFVIKNL, from the coding sequence ATGAAAAAACTACTCGTTATTGTATTCGTATTTTCAATACAGTTTATCAGTGCTCAGGATTTTGAATTGGCCAGAGCCAAACGATTTTTTGATAAAACCCATTACAGTGAAGCGATTACTTTGTATGAAAAGTTAGCAGAGAATAAACCTTCGCAGGAAGTGATAAAAAATTTAGCCGACTCTTATTTTTATACGAACGATTTGATAAAAGCCCAGCGTTACTACAGGCTTTTGATTCAAAATTACAGTAATGATTTAGACCGGAATTATTATTTCAGATATGCGCAAACTTTAAAAGCAAGCGACAGTTATGCCGATGCCAATGCAGCTTTAAAAGAATATTATGCAAAATCTGGTAACGCTGACGCTGTTTCTAATTTTGAAAAAGACCTTAAGATTTTAGAAAATGTTTCGGCAATCGGGAAGCGCTATGAACTTAAAAATCTGGCGATCAATACACCTAATTCAGAGTTTGGGGCTGTAAAATACAATGATAATCTGGTTTTTGCGGGCGTAAAGTTAAAACCGGGATTGCTGGATAAAAAATTCAAATGGGACAATAAAACCTATTTGAACTTGGTTACGATCCCTTTAAAAAACAGCAATTCGGCTGATTCTATTGTGCATTATTTTGCCAAAGAACTAAAAACAGGTATGCACGAGGCCAATGCGGTTTTTACAAAAGACGGTAAAACCATTTACTTTACACGCAACAATTCAAAGAACAAAAGCAAGAAAACAAACGATCGGAAAATCTCGAATCTCCAAATTTTTAAAGCCGAACAGGTTGAAGGAAAATGGACCAATATAGTAGCGCTTCCGTTTAATAGTTCGGAATATTCGGTTGAGCATCCGGCCTTGAGTGCCGATGAAAAGGTATTGTATTTTGCATCAGATATGCCGGGAACCTTAGGGTCATTTGATATTTATTCGGTCAACATTAATAAAGGTGCATTTGATACACCCCGAAATTTAGGTCCGACAATTAATACAGCTAAAAGAGAGCAATTTCCTTTTGTTTCAAACGATCAAAAACTTTATTTCTCGTCTGACGGGCATTTGGGTTACGGTTCACTGGATGTTTTTGTTTCGGAAATTAAGGCTAACGACTACAGTAAACCTGTAAATGTTGGTTTGCCTTTGAATTCAAATCGGGATGATTTTTCGTTTAACATCGATTCCGATACCAAAGAAGGTTATTTTGCTTCCAACAGAGAGGGAGGAAAAGGGGGCGACGATATTTATCAGATTAAAGAAATCAAAGCTTTACTGGTAGAAGATTGTAAACAATTTATTGTGGGGGTTATTACGGATATCGATACCAAATTGCCTCTGGAAAATGCAGTTGTGACGTTAAAGGATTCAGATGGAAAGGTTTTGAGCACAACGACAACTGCCGCAGCGGGGAAATTTAGTTTTACCGTTGCCTGCGAAAGTGCGTTTACTGTTTTGGGCGCTAAGGAAGGCTATACAAGTGAGTCGAGAACAGTGTCTTCGGGAACAACCAGAGAGGCAAGTCATGATGCTTCGATGGCTTTAAAATCTTTGGAAGTACTAAAACAGGAAGAACTGCTGATTGCTGAAACAAAAAAGAAAGAAGAGCTGCAAATTGCTGAGACCAAAAAGAAAGAGGAAGAAATTGAAACCAAGCGAAGAAAAGAAAAAGAAGCTCTGGCGATTATTGCTTTAAAAGAAGCCGATAAAAAAGCGAAAGCCGAAGAAATTACAGCAGGAGAAATCAGAAAGAAAGAAAAAATAGCTCAGATTATTGCACAGGAAAAAGATGTGGTCAAAGACAATAAAGGCAGATTAATTATAAAAACAGATCCGATTTACTTTGATTATAATTTGTGGTACATCCGAAAAGAATCTAAAGTAGTATTGGGCCGTGTGGTAGAATTAATGAAGAAATATCCCGAAATGGTAATCGAAATAGGATCGCATACGGATTCAAGAGGGAATGAGAAGTTTAATGCCAATTTGTCTCAGAAAAGAGCCAGTTCAACCAGAGATTTTATAATAGAATCGGGTATCAATGCCAAAAGGGTTGAGGCTAAAGGATACGGAGAATCAGTGCCTATCATAAAATGCCAACCCGATGAGGCCTGTTCAGAAGAAGAACATGAATTGAACAGAAGGAGCGAATTTGTAATTAAGAATTTATAA
- a CDS encoding pyridoxal phosphate-dependent aminotransferase → MPTISHKGRNMPESPIRKLAPYADLAKQKGKKVYHLNIGQPDIKTPEVAIEAVKNIDLTLIEYSPSAGYESYRKKLAQFYQRQNVNVNSEDIIVTTGGSEALLFALATITDPGDEIIIPEPFYANYHAFASSTSATVIPVISTIESAFALPSIDTVEQLITPKTKAILICNPGNPTGYLYSEEEIRQLAGLIKKHDLYLIADEVYREFLYDGDDKHFSVMNLEEVQQNVIMVDSVSKRYSMCGARIGCLVTKNKEVLATVMKFAQARLSPPTIEQIACEAAIDTPQSYFDEVITEYKGRRDTLIAELNKIEGVIVTKPKGAFYCIAQLPIDNSEDFAQWLLESYDLNGETVMVAPAAGFYSTPGMGLNQVRIAYVLNKKDLITAVNILKEALLVYNKK, encoded by the coding sequence ATGCCAACAATTTCTCACAAAGGCAGAAACATGCCCGAATCACCGATACGTAAACTAGCTCCTTATGCAGACCTTGCAAAGCAAAAAGGAAAGAAAGTGTATCATTTAAACATTGGTCAACCGGATATCAAGACACCCGAAGTGGCCATCGAGGCGGTAAAAAACATTGATTTAACTCTTATAGAATACAGTCCGTCAGCCGGATATGAAAGTTATAGAAAAAAATTAGCTCAATTTTACCAGCGCCAAAACGTAAATGTAAACTCAGAAGACATCATTGTAACCACTGGTGGCTCTGAAGCCTTATTATTTGCGCTGGCCACGATTACGGATCCGGGAGATGAAATCATCATCCCAGAGCCTTTTTATGCTAATTACCATGCTTTTGCATCTTCAACAAGTGCGACAGTAATTCCCGTAATTTCAACGATCGAAAGTGCCTTTGCTTTACCAAGCATTGATACGGTCGAGCAATTGATTACGCCAAAAACAAAGGCCATATTAATCTGCAACCCGGGAAATCCAACGGGATATTTATACTCTGAAGAAGAAATTAGACAGCTGGCAGGCTTAATCAAAAAACATGATTTATACCTGATTGCTGACGAAGTGTATCGTGAATTTTTGTACGATGGAGACGATAAACATTTTTCGGTAATGAATCTCGAAGAAGTTCAGCAAAATGTAATTATGGTCGATTCGGTTTCTAAACGTTACAGTATGTGTGGTGCCCGAATTGGATGTCTGGTAACCAAAAATAAAGAAGTTCTGGCAACCGTAATGAAGTTTGCGCAGGCACGTTTGAGTCCGCCAACAATTGAACAAATTGCCTGTGAAGCCGCGATAGATACTCCGCAAAGTTATTTTGACGAGGTAATTACCGAATACAAAGGACGCCGTGACACTTTGATTGCTGAATTAAACAAAATCGAAGGTGTAATTGTAACGAAACCAAAGGGAGCTTTTTACTGCATCGCACAATTGCCTATTGACAATTCTGAAGATTTTGCACAATGGCTTTTAGAAAGTTACGATCTTAATGGCGAAACCGTTATGGTGGCTCCCGCGGCCGGATTCTACTCGACTCCCGGAATGGGACTCAATCAGGTAAGAATTGCCTATGTTTTAAATAAAAAAGATTTAATTACTGCTGTAAACATTTTAAAAGAGGCTCTTTTGGTTTACAACAAGAAATAA